In Janibacter cremeus, a genomic segment contains:
- a CDS encoding MmgE/PrpD family protein yields the protein MTTSTTTSTRRTEVQQLAEFVDRAAFEDISPEALEQLKIRVLDTLGVAIGALDAEPIRAVRGLLDDLGGVPSATMIGGGRTAPDRAAFFTSALSRYLDFMDSYLAKGETGHPSDNLGAVLAASESVGGTGKDMLTALAVAYQVQSRLSDEAPVRRAGFDHTTQGAYAAAASAAKALGLPAEQIAHAVAISGTANNALRVTRTGTLSHWKGLAYPQVAKEGTFAALLAGRGITGPEEVFEGNKGFKQSIAGDFTIDWSTEDLEAVLRSIIKRHNAEIHSQSALDAAQEIRSQSGFDADAIESVRLTTFDVAHSIIGGGEEGDKRTVRTKEEADHSLPWMLAVVLLDGELNPGQYEPSRITAEDVQQLMTKVEVTPDEGFSARFPDEMPADLSVTLTDGTSFHASRSSYEGFHSDPLDWDGARRKFDLLAAPFAAADLRDEIAGVVHVLESHAVADLTAALARVRTTRVHASDTAA from the coding sequence ATGACCACCTCCACCACCACCTCCACCCGGCGCACCGAGGTCCAACAGCTCGCCGAGTTCGTCGACCGGGCGGCTTTCGAGGACATCAGCCCCGAGGCGCTCGAGCAGCTGAAGATCCGCGTGCTCGACACCCTCGGGGTTGCCATCGGTGCACTCGACGCCGAGCCGATCCGCGCCGTGCGCGGCCTGCTGGACGACCTCGGCGGGGTCCCCTCGGCGACGATGATCGGGGGTGGCCGCACCGCGCCCGACCGCGCCGCCTTCTTCACCAGCGCCTTGTCCCGCTACCTCGACTTCATGGACTCCTACCTGGCGAAGGGGGAGACGGGTCACCCCTCCGACAACCTCGGCGCAGTCCTCGCCGCCAGCGAATCCGTCGGTGGCACCGGCAAGGACATGCTCACCGCGCTCGCGGTGGCCTACCAGGTGCAGTCGCGCTTGTCCGACGAGGCGCCGGTCCGCCGGGCCGGCTTCGACCACACGACCCAGGGCGCGTACGCCGCAGCCGCATCGGCGGCCAAGGCACTCGGCCTGCCCGCGGAGCAGATCGCACACGCGGTCGCGATCTCGGGGACGGCCAACAACGCCCTGCGCGTCACGCGTACCGGCACCCTCAGCCACTGGAAGGGTCTGGCCTACCCCCAGGTCGCCAAGGAGGGCACCTTCGCCGCGCTCCTCGCCGGTCGCGGCATCACCGGTCCCGAGGAGGTCTTCGAGGGCAACAAGGGTTTCAAGCAGTCCATCGCCGGTGACTTCACGATCGATTGGTCCACCGAGGACCTCGAGGCCGTGCTCCGCTCGATCATCAAGCGGCACAACGCCGAGATCCACTCCCAGTCCGCGCTCGACGCGGCCCAGGAGATCCGCTCTCAGAGCGGCTTCGACGCCGATGCGATCGAGTCGGTGCGTCTGACCACCTTCGACGTGGCCCACTCGATCATCGGCGGCGGGGAGGAGGGTGACAAGCGCACCGTCCGCACCAAGGAGGAGGCTGACCACTCCCTGCCGTGGATGCTCGCGGTCGTCCTCCTCGACGGCGAGCTGAACCCGGGCCAGTACGAGCCCAGCCGGATCACCGCCGAGGACGTCCAGCAGCTGATGACCAAGGTCGAGGTCACTCCGGACGAGGGCTTCTCGGCCCGGTTCCCGGACGAGATGCCCGCCGACCTGAGCGTCACCCTGACCGACGGCACCAGCTTCCACGCCTCGCGGAGCTCCTACGAGGGATTCCACTCCGACCCGCTCGACTGGGACGGCGCCCGGCGAAAGTTCGACCTGCTGGCTGCCCCCTTCGCCGCTGCCGACCTGCGCGACGAGATCGCCGGCGTCGTCCACGTACTGGAGTCCCACGCCGTCGCGGACCTGACCGCGGCCCTGGCCCGGGTGCGTACCACCCGTGTGCACGCGAGCGACACCGCCGCCTGA
- a CDS encoding phosphosulfolactate synthase — protein sequence MTNQIPFDTAFNFVPRAARPTKPRTHGITEIRAPYYSTFGTRHMQDVMDVAGQWVDGIKWAGGSFALVPPEQVRAFSDIAHEHDAYVSSGGWIETVLRYGDDAVDQYLKEAKDVGFDVIEISTGFIMLPTSGLQRLVEKVTKAGLKAKPELGIQIGSGGDSSEAELAAEGAKDIGDLIDRGRKALEAGAEIIMIESEGITENVGSWNTGAAASIMNGLGIENVMFEAADGPVFEWYVKNYGNEVNLFVDHSQILQLEGLRQNIWGNKSTWGRIINPA from the coding sequence ATGACCAACCAGATTCCCTTCGACACCGCATTCAACTTCGTGCCCCGGGCGGCGCGACCGACCAAGCCCCGCACCCACGGCATCACCGAGATCCGGGCGCCGTACTACTCCACCTTCGGCACCCGTCACATGCAGGACGTCATGGACGTCGCCGGCCAGTGGGTCGACGGCATCAAGTGGGCCGGGGGTTCCTTCGCCCTCGTCCCGCCGGAGCAGGTGCGCGCCTTCAGCGACATCGCCCACGAGCACGACGCCTACGTCTCCTCGGGAGGCTGGATCGAGACCGTGCTGCGCTATGGCGACGACGCGGTCGACCAGTACCTCAAGGAGGCCAAGGACGTCGGCTTCGACGTCATCGAGATCTCGACCGGGTTCATCATGCTGCCGACCTCCGGCCTGCAGCGCCTGGTGGAGAAGGTCACCAAGGCGGGCCTGAAGGCCAAGCCCGAGCTGGGCATCCAGATCGGCTCCGGCGGCGACTCGAGCGAGGCGGAGCTGGCCGCCGAGGGCGCCAAGGACATCGGTGACCTGATCGACCGGGGCAGGAAGGCTCTGGAGGCCGGCGCCGAGATCATCATGATCGAGTCCGAGGGCATCACGGAGAACGTGGGCAGCTGGAACACCGGCGCCGCCGCGTCGATCATGAACGGCCTGGGCATCGAGAACGTGATGTTCGAGGCCGCGGACGGCCCGGTCTTCGAGTGGTACGTCAAGAACTACGGCAACGAGGTCAACCTCTTCGTCGACCACAGCCAGATCCTCCAGCTGGAGGGGCTGCGGCAGAACATCTGGGGCAACAAGTCGACCTGGGGCCGCATCATCAACCCGGCCTGA
- a CDS encoding PLP-dependent cysteine synthase family protein produces the protein MTSHSAQPPTPAVAAEEDVNRYDPHHRQWLASAIRKVRSDANRSADTHLVKVPLPVHWGVDLYLKDESVHPTGSLKHRLARSLFLHALCNGWIHPDRPVIEASSGSTAVSEAYFASLIGVPFCAVMARSTSRQKVDLIEFHGGSCHFVDNADEVYAVAAQLAEERGGHYMDQFTYAERATDWRGNNNIAESIFDQMAMEEHPEPAWVVATAGTGGTSATLARYVRYTGRSTGICVADPENSAFFPGWRDHDPFVTTQIGSRIEGIGRQRVESSFIASSIDRMVRVPDAAAVASILLLEELIGARAGASTGTSMWASLRIVSEMVEAGTKGSIVSLICDPGERYLDKYYSQEWLEENDIDIEPYQRRLEDFMRTGVLP, from the coding sequence ATGACCAGTCATTCCGCCCAGCCGCCCACGCCGGCCGTCGCCGCCGAGGAGGACGTCAACCGGTACGACCCCCACCACCGACAGTGGCTCGCGTCCGCCATCCGGAAGGTGCGCAGCGACGCCAACCGCTCGGCCGACACCCATCTGGTCAAGGTGCCGCTACCGGTGCACTGGGGCGTGGACCTGTACCTGAAGGACGAGTCAGTGCACCCGACCGGTTCGCTGAAGCACCGGCTGGCTCGTTCCCTCTTCCTGCACGCCCTCTGCAATGGCTGGATCCACCCGGACAGACCCGTCATCGAGGCGTCCAGCGGATCGACCGCGGTGTCCGAGGCCTACTTCGCCTCGCTGATCGGCGTCCCCTTCTGCGCGGTCATGGCCCGCTCGACGAGCCGGCAGAAGGTCGACCTCATCGAGTTCCACGGCGGCTCCTGCCACTTCGTCGACAACGCCGACGAGGTCTACGCGGTCGCCGCCCAGCTCGCCGAGGAGCGCGGTGGGCACTACATGGACCAGTTCACCTACGCCGAGCGGGCCACCGACTGGCGCGGCAACAACAACATCGCCGAGTCGATCTTCGACCAGATGGCCATGGAGGAGCACCCCGAGCCCGCCTGGGTCGTCGCGACCGCCGGCACCGGCGGTACGTCCGCGACCCTGGCCCGGTATGTCCGCTACACCGGTCGGTCGACGGGCATCTGCGTCGCTGACCCGGAGAACTCCGCCTTCTTCCCCGGGTGGCGCGACCACGACCCCTTCGTCACGACGCAGATCGGCTCACGCATCGAGGGCATCGGACGGCAGCGGGTCGAGTCGAGCTTCATCGCCTCGAGCATCGACCGGATGGTGCGTGTGCCCGATGCGGCTGCCGTCGCCTCGATCCTGCTGCTGGAGGAGTTGATCGGGGCCCGGGCGGGCGCCTCGACGGGGACAAGCATGTGGGCCTCGCTGCGGATCGTGTCCGAGATGGTCGAGGCAGGCACGAAGGGGAGCATCGTCTCCCTGATCTGCGACCCGGGCGAGCGCTACCTCGACAAGTACTACTCGCAGGAGTGGCTCGAGGAGAACGACATCGACATCGAGCCCTACCAGCGGCGACTGGAGGACTTCATGCGTACCGGCGTCCTGCCCTGA
- a CDS encoding cation:proton antiporter, with the protein MNDIALTLIAATAFGTVAHVLRVPALVGFLAAGFVLGAMEIAPFPGLEQLAGIGVTLLLFTIGLKFNVRSLLRPEAYGTAVVHMVLSVLVGAGTLGLAGALGLTVLDGWHTVVLIGFALSFSSTVLCVKVLEERSDDGSFYGQTAIAILVIQDLLAVAFISATSDEPLSPWAFGLVLLLPAAWLLRRVLDLVGHDELLVLFGVAMALGPGYFAFEAVGITGDLGALVMGLLFASHPRAIEMSKTLFSLKELFLIGFFLTIGMGSAPTWADAGLAVLLCLVLLPLTFIGYVFLGRTFGMRNRTTIRTGLVLSNFSEFSIIVTAVGVTGALLPERWLTVVAIAVAVSMVGSSLANAHGLRLTSALSARLPDQDTAKLRPSDRPIDTSGSDVVVLGMGRVGRAAYERLAHERQLSVLGIDNDHAVITRLEDHGLNVLEGDATDLEFWTRLVSGGFVTTVVLAMAFHDSNTFALERLHDAGFDGRVVAVAQHPDQVEHLAAHGVHAVLNIYAGAGHSLAGLAVSPPDQ; encoded by the coding sequence GTGAACGACATCGCCCTGACGCTGATCGCTGCCACGGCGTTCGGCACGGTCGCTCACGTTCTGCGTGTTCCGGCGCTGGTCGGCTTCCTGGCCGCGGGTTTCGTGCTCGGTGCCATGGAGATCGCGCCCTTCCCCGGGTTGGAGCAGTTGGCCGGTATCGGCGTCACGCTCCTGCTGTTCACCATCGGTCTGAAGTTCAACGTCCGGTCCCTGCTGCGTCCCGAGGCCTATGGGACCGCTGTGGTCCACATGGTGTTGAGCGTTCTCGTCGGTGCCGGCACGCTCGGGCTGGCGGGCGCACTGGGGCTCACCGTGCTGGACGGCTGGCACACCGTGGTGCTCATCGGGTTCGCGCTCTCGTTCTCATCCACCGTGCTGTGCGTGAAGGTGTTGGAGGAACGTTCCGATGATGGCTCGTTCTACGGGCAGACCGCGATCGCGATCCTGGTGATCCAGGACCTGCTGGCGGTCGCGTTCATCTCGGCGACCAGCGATGAGCCGCTGAGCCCGTGGGCCTTCGGCCTGGTACTCCTCCTGCCCGCCGCATGGCTGCTGCGACGGGTCCTGGACCTTGTCGGGCACGACGAGCTCCTGGTGCTCTTCGGCGTCGCCATGGCGCTCGGCCCCGGGTACTTTGCTTTCGAGGCCGTGGGTATCACGGGTGATCTCGGCGCCCTGGTGATGGGGCTGTTGTTCGCGAGCCATCCTCGCGCGATCGAGATGTCGAAGACGCTGTTCAGTCTCAAGGAACTGTTCCTGATCGGGTTCTTCCTCACCATCGGCATGGGCTCGGCGCCGACCTGGGCGGATGCCGGACTGGCCGTGCTGTTGTGCCTCGTCCTGCTGCCGCTGACCTTCATCGGGTACGTGTTCCTCGGTCGGACCTTCGGGATGCGCAACCGCACCACGATCCGAACCGGGCTGGTGCTCAGCAACTTCTCCGAGTTCTCCATCATCGTCACTGCGGTCGGCGTGACCGGTGCGTTGCTGCCCGAGCGCTGGCTGACGGTCGTGGCGATTGCCGTCGCCGTGAGCATGGTCGGGTCCTCGTTGGCCAACGCTCACGGACTTCGGCTCACCTCTGCGCTCAGTGCCAGGCTCCCTGACCAGGACACGGCGAAGCTGCGACCGTCCGACCGTCCGATCGACACCAGCGGGTCCGATGTGGTCGTCCTCGGCATGGGCCGCGTGGGCCGGGCCGCGTACGAGCGACTGGCCCACGAGAGGCAGCTGTCGGTTCTGGGCATCGACAACGACCACGCGGTGATCACCCGACTGGAGGATCACGGGCTCAACGTGCTGGAGGGGGACGCGACCGACCTGGAGTTCTGGACCCGACTGGTCTCGGGTGGATTTGTCACCACCGTCGTGCTGGCGATGGCCTTCCACGACTCGAACACCTTCGCCCTCGAGCGGCTCCACGATGCGGGTTTCGATGGCCGAGTCGTCGCGGTGGCGCAACATCCGGACCAGGTCGAGCACTTGGCTGCCCACGGCGTGCATGCTGTGCTGAACATCTATGCGGGTGCTGGGCACTCCTTGGCGGGCCTCGCGGTGAGCCCGCCGGACCAGTGA
- a CDS encoding NTP pyrophosphohydrolase, producing MSGSVRVTVVVDAANCVGSVPDGWWRDRVAATRRLRDSISPDDLRRALDLDETPLVVLVVEGRARGVESSEAVRVVDAPGIGDDCIVEVAEQSTAQGEGVVVVTADRGLRSRVVSLGARVVGPRVVRSN from the coding sequence ATGTCTGGATCCGTGCGCGTGACCGTGGTGGTGGACGCAGCCAACTGCGTCGGCAGCGTCCCGGATGGCTGGTGGCGGGACCGGGTCGCAGCGACGAGACGGCTGCGTGACTCCATCTCGCCGGACGACCTCCGCCGTGCTCTGGACCTGGATGAGACCCCGCTGGTGGTGCTCGTCGTCGAGGGGCGTGCCCGAGGCGTCGAGTCCTCCGAGGCGGTGCGAGTGGTCGATGCTCCCGGCATCGGGGACGACTGCATCGTGGAGGTCGCTGAGCAGTCCACTGCACAGGGCGAAGGCGTGGTGGTCGTGACCGCGGACCGGGGTCTGCGGTCACGGGTGGTCAGTCTGGGAGCTCGCGTCGTGGGGCCCCGGGTCGTGCGATCGAACTGA
- a CDS encoding SPFH domain-containing protein yields the protein MELLITLAVIAIVVVAVVTLVFGGLRTSIFFTVKTQENVIVERFGKFKKVAKPGLNIKTPFVETTTKPISLRVRQLEVNIETKTQDNVFVTIPVAVQYVIGEENVVDAYYKLDNPEEQIRSYVFDTVRSSLSTMTLDTSFESKDDIASAVEYRLSESMARYGFQIVNTLVTDISPDQKVRDSMNSINAAQRDRVAAQSLAEADKIKRVTQAEAEADSRRLQGEGVAAQRKAIATGIAEQYEMLKQAGIEDTAQQLLLMTQYFDTLGDVARNGRSNVLFLPSNPGSLGDLFQEVRNSLLSAQEADRAANSVDTGFGPGSPQE from the coding sequence ATGGAACTACTGATCACCCTTGCCGTCATCGCCATCGTCGTGGTGGCGGTGGTGACCCTCGTCTTCGGAGGCCTGCGAACCAGCATCTTCTTCACGGTGAAGACGCAGGAGAACGTCATCGTGGAGCGGTTCGGCAAGTTCAAGAAGGTGGCCAAGCCGGGGCTGAACATCAAGACGCCCTTCGTCGAGACGACAACGAAACCGATCTCGCTGCGCGTGCGACAGCTCGAGGTCAACATCGAGACCAAGACCCAGGACAACGTCTTCGTCACCATCCCGGTGGCCGTGCAGTACGTCATCGGCGAGGAGAACGTCGTCGATGCCTACTACAAGCTGGACAACCCGGAGGAGCAGATCCGCTCCTACGTCTTCGACACCGTCCGGTCATCGCTGTCGACGATGACCCTGGACACCTCCTTCGAGTCCAAGGACGACATCGCCTCGGCTGTGGAGTACCGGCTGTCGGAATCCATGGCGCGCTACGGCTTCCAGATCGTCAACACGCTGGTGACCGACATCTCGCCCGACCAGAAGGTGCGGGACTCCATGAACTCCATCAACGCCGCCCAGCGGGACCGCGTCGCCGCCCAGTCGCTGGCCGAGGCGGACAAGATCAAGCGGGTGACCCAGGCCGAGGCCGAGGCCGACTCCCGCCGGTTGCAGGGTGAGGGCGTCGCCGCGCAGCGCAAGGCGATCGCCACCGGCATCGCCGAGCAGTACGAGATGCTCAAGCAGGCCGGCATCGAGGACACCGCCCAGCAGCTGTTGCTGATGACCCAGTACTTCGACACCTTGGGGGACGTCGCCCGCAACGGCCGGTCGAACGTCCTCTTCCTGCCGTCGAACCCGGGATCCCTGGGAGATCTCTTCCAGGAGGTTCGCAACTCACTGCTGTCGGCCCAGGAGGCAGACCGGGCCGCCAACTCTGTCGACACCGGCTTCGGGCCCGGCTCCCCCCAGGAGTAA
- a CDS encoding TetR family transcriptional regulator: protein MPTAEDTIAPLGRRERKKAETRRAIRGAALEIALEVGLDGLTVARISEVADIAPRTFFNYFSCKEDALVTDGVGAAPQLRAALVARPHGEAPIDSLRAAIIDSPLVAGMEASRGQALQRQRLIQADVGLLARQLAQFSTVERAFAEGIAERMDVDPGDLRPATLAAIALGIVRVAIRRWVADDSHPLTDLIASGFDLLQQGVLTEATNAPRR, encoded by the coding sequence GTGCCCACTGCTGAAGACACCATCGCTCCACTCGGACGGCGCGAGCGCAAGAAGGCCGAGACCCGCCGCGCCATCCGAGGTGCCGCGCTCGAGATCGCCCTCGAGGTGGGGCTCGACGGGTTGACCGTCGCGCGGATCAGCGAGGTCGCCGACATCGCACCGCGGACCTTCTTCAACTACTTCTCGTGCAAGGAGGATGCGCTCGTCACCGATGGGGTCGGCGCAGCGCCGCAACTGCGCGCGGCGCTCGTCGCCCGGCCCCACGGCGAGGCGCCGATCGACTCCCTGCGCGCCGCCATCATCGACAGTCCCCTTGTCGCCGGGATGGAGGCCAGTCGTGGTCAGGCGCTCCAGCGCCAGCGCCTCATCCAGGCCGACGTCGGCCTGCTCGCACGGCAGCTCGCGCAGTTCTCGACCGTCGAGCGCGCCTTCGCCGAAGGCATCGCCGAGCGCATGGACGTCGACCCCGGAGACCTGCGTCCTGCCACGCTCGCCGCCATCGCCCTGGGGATCGTGCGCGTCGCCATCCGTCGCTGGGTCGCCGATGACTCCCACCCGCTCACCGACCTGATCGCCTCGGGCTTCGACCTGCTCCAGCAGGGCGTCCTCACCGAGGCGACCAACGCGCCCAGGCGCTGA
- a CDS encoding MDR family MFS transporter, protein MTKDATRPAPVADSSAEEVTPALPVNRNVVLAVLVSGAFVMILNQTLLNTALPAFMADFGITASTAQWLTTIFMLVNGIMIPVTAFLINKFTTRALFLTAMGLFIAGTLVCAMAPTFPVLVLGRIIQASGAGIIIPLMQTILFAIFPLGKRGQAMGTFGLVIAFAPAIGPSLSGWIVDHFEWHILFWMMLPFAVVDVVVAYFILRNVTEQTHPRLDVASIVLSSVGFGGLLFGLGGAGNSSWTSPQVYLPLLVGIATLVVFIHRQLRLPEPILEFRVLRYPMFTLNTALGMCVFMVMIGGMLILPLYMQNMSDYTAMESGLALLPGAAVMGLMSPITGRIFDRFGARWLAVPGFALVTATTFMFARLSVDTSFAYIAIVNSVRMFGTAMIIMPVTTAALNQLPSRLIPHGTALNNTLRQIAAAVGTAVLVTVMATAARDPEIYGKAGLIHGANVSFVVAGFLGVVGIIGSFFIRETSRRS, encoded by the coding sequence TTGACGAAGGACGCCACCCGCCCCGCCCCCGTCGCTGACAGCAGCGCGGAGGAGGTCACCCCTGCGCTGCCGGTCAACCGCAACGTCGTGCTCGCCGTGCTCGTGTCCGGCGCATTCGTGATGATCCTCAACCAGACGCTGCTGAACACGGCGCTGCCGGCCTTCATGGCGGACTTCGGGATCACGGCCAGCACGGCCCAGTGGCTGACGACGATCTTCATGCTCGTCAACGGCATCATGATCCCGGTCACGGCGTTCCTGATCAACAAGTTCACTACGCGTGCCCTCTTCCTCACGGCCATGGGGCTGTTCATCGCGGGGACTCTCGTCTGCGCGATGGCACCCACCTTCCCCGTGCTCGTCCTCGGGCGGATCATCCAGGCCAGCGGCGCGGGCATCATCATCCCGCTGATGCAGACGATCCTCTTCGCCATCTTCCCGCTGGGCAAGCGTGGGCAGGCGATGGGCACCTTCGGTCTGGTCATCGCCTTCGCGCCGGCGATCGGGCCGAGCCTGTCGGGGTGGATCGTCGACCACTTCGAGTGGCACATCCTGTTCTGGATGATGCTGCCCTTCGCGGTCGTCGACGTGGTGGTCGCCTACTTCATCCTGCGCAACGTCACCGAGCAGACCCATCCACGGCTCGACGTCGCCTCGATCGTCCTCTCCTCGGTCGGTTTCGGCGGGCTGCTCTTCGGCCTCGGCGGGGCCGGGAACTCCAGCTGGACCAGCCCGCAGGTCTACCTTCCGCTGCTCGTCGGCATCGCCACGCTCGTGGTCTTCATCCACCGGCAGCTACGGCTGCCGGAGCCCATCCTGGAGTTCCGCGTCCTGCGTTACCCGATGTTCACGCTCAACACCGCGCTGGGCATGTGCGTCTTCATGGTGATGATCGGTGGGATGCTGATCCTGCCCCTCTACATGCAGAACATGAGCGACTACACGGCGATGGAGTCCGGTCTGGCGCTGCTGCCGGGGGCCGCGGTCATGGGCCTGATGTCTCCGATCACCGGCCGGATCTTCGACCGGTTCGGCGCGCGGTGGCTGGCCGTCCCCGGCTTCGCGCTCGTGACTGCGACGACCTTCATGTTCGCGCGCCTGAGCGTCGACACGTCCTTCGCCTACATCGCGATCGTCAACTCCGTGCGCATGTTCGGCACCGCGATGATCATCATGCCGGTGACCACGGCCGCGCTGAACCAGCTGCCGTCCAGGCTCATCCCGCACGGCACCGCGCTGAACAACACCTTGCGCCAGATCGCGGCCGCCGTCGGGACAGCCGTCCTCGTCACCGTCATGGCCACGGCCGCCCGCGACCCCGAGATCTACGGGAAGGCAGGCCTCATCCACGGCGCGAACGTCTCCTTCGTCGTCGCGGGGTTCCTCGGCGTCGTCGGGATCATCGGCTCCTTCTTCATCAGGGAGACCTCCCGCCGATCCTGA
- a CDS encoding histone deacetylase, which yields MSASDLWYVSYGSNMSRQRLGCYLEGGRPPGATVTCVGARDATMPAADLPVTLPGSLYFAGESPTWGGGVAFYDHDAPRGTPARAYRITVGQFVDIANQEMHRDPGPHDPLEEVLLAGLPDARHRAGPGHYETLIEVGRHEGLPMLTFTAPHAADAVVHTRPRPAYLAMLAEGLGEAHGWSEARIADYFASVGAGEGGGDTPPSPSRGR from the coding sequence ATGTCTGCATCTGATCTCTGGTACGTCAGCTACGGCTCCAACATGTCCCGCCAGCGCCTCGGCTGCTACCTCGAAGGAGGTCGACCGCCCGGCGCAACGGTCACCTGCGTGGGTGCCCGGGACGCCACGATGCCGGCGGCGGACCTGCCGGTCACGCTTCCCGGCAGCCTGTACTTCGCGGGCGAGTCGCCCACCTGGGGTGGCGGCGTCGCCTTCTACGACCACGACGCGCCCCGCGGGACGCCGGCGCGGGCCTACCGGATCACCGTCGGCCAGTTCGTCGACATCGCGAATCAGGAGATGCACCGGGACCCGGGCCCGCACGACCCGCTCGAGGAGGTGCTCCTCGCCGGCCTGCCCGACGCGCGCCACCGCGCAGGCCCGGGCCACTACGAGACGCTCATCGAGGTGGGCCGCCACGAAGGCCTGCCGATGCTCACCTTCACCGCTCCCCACGCAGCCGACGCGGTGGTGCACACGCGACCCCGCCCGGCCTACCTCGCCATGCTCGCGGAGGGACTGGGGGAGGCACACGGCTGGAGCGAGGCTCGGATCGCGGACTACTTCGCCTCCGTGGGCGCGGGCGAAGGGGGCGGGGACACACCCCCTTCGCCCTCCCGGGGGAGATGA